The nucleotide window CCGGATCGCCCTCGACGATGATCGAGAAGACTCGATGGCCGTGGACCTTGACGATGGCGAAGATCCGCGGACCATCGAATCCCGCCGGGAGCCCCGTCTCCTGCACGGTGAATGCGTGCACGGTGCCCTCCGACGGCAGGTCGACCCAGTCGAACCGGTCGGAGCAGCACTCGGGACAGAACGCCCGCGGGGGCCACGCCGTCCTCCCGCACCCGGCGCAGCGGGTCGTGCTGAGCCGTCCTTGCCCCAACCGCGCGTAGAACTCGCCGAGCTTGTTCCAGTCCGGTGACTCCAGCGGAAACGGATCGATCGCGCGGAAGTAGCTCATGCCATCCCTCGCTCGATCACGGCGCCTCGCGCCCGTAGATCATCACGACATGCTCGCCCATCCCGCTGTTGTTGTGGGTGAGCCCGATCGAGGCGCCGGGAACCTGGCGGGCGCCGGCCTCGTCGCGGAGCTGGACAAAGATCTCCGCCGCCTGGGCCACGCCCGTCGCGCCCAGCGGATGGCCGCAGCCGATGAGGCCTCCGCGGGGGTTGACGACGAC belongs to Candidatus Methylomirabilota bacterium and includes:
- a CDS encoding OB-fold domain-containing protein, whose translation is MSYFRAIDPFPLESPDWNKLGEFYARLGQGRLSTTRCAGCGRTAWPPRAFCPECCSDRFDWVDLPSEGTVHAFTVQETGLPAGFDGPRIFAIVKVHGHRVFSIIVEGDPGRITLGQRVSLKPLRIADDPKGNPRWLPAFTPV